GACGATGACCGCTCGCGCACCGGAAAGCAGCTCTGTGCGCCCGATCCGGGGCCGGCCGAGATCGGCGGCGTCCCGACCGACTCGGGTATGCAGGGGAACGTCAGCCGGGGGCGTCTGAGCCAGGGCTGCCTGCCGGTCTCGCTCTATGACGACAGATCGTATGGTGCTCCGAACGGTAACTCGTTCGTATTCATCACCGTTCCGCAAGAGGTGATGGCGCAGGGGATCGATGGGCGGGTGTTCCCGTTGGTGCAGTCGGTACCATTCCTCCTTCCCGGCGATCCCTATGCCGGGATCACACAATCGCGAGATCTGCGCGAGATTTCCGCCGCCATCGACCCGATATTCCGCGCCAACAACGATATTTTCCAGCTCAACATGGAACTGGACTTGACCGAGGGACTGACGTTCTATTCGCAGACGACCTATGCGGAAGACAGCTACTATTCATCGCAGGATTACAGCCGCTACGTTTCTGCGCCAGTGTTCAATGACATTGGCGACAATCTGACCGACATATTTGGAAATCCGGTTCCCGATGGCTGGGACCCTTATCAGGACGGACAATTCTGCGATCCCCAACTCGGTTGTTCTGACCGGATTTTGTCGCGCGATCTCAGTCATTCGGAAAATAAGCAGTGGTCGCAGGAATTTCGCCTGCAATCCGATTTTTCAGGGCCGGTGAATTTCAGTTTGGGCGCGAACTATTTGAATTTTGAATCGAAAGACAATTATTATGTATTCAATAATTTGTTCACATTGATTGCTCAATATCACTATAACCGTGGCAATGGTTATACTTTGGATCCGTGCGAACTCGGATTTGAAGGGTATGAATGCGTCTATATCGACCCTAATCCGCTGGAGAATGTCAACAATCAGGGACACAATTACTTCCTCAGTCAGAACGGGGTCGAGATCGAATCCTGGGCTGCGTTCGGCGAACTGTATTGGGACATCAACGATCGGCTGAAACTGACGGCCGGCCTGCGTTATACGCGGGACGAGAAACTGTCCGACCAGATCCCCAGTCAGACATTACTTGGCGGTGGACAGGAAGGTCCCCTGCCCGGCGACAGTTCCGGCGGACGTGTGAACAGCGGATATCCCGCGCTGCCGGATATCGAACAGAGGTGGAGCGAGTTTACCGGTCGCCTGGCGTTGGACTGGAAGCCCGATCTGTCCTTTACCGACGATACGCTGGTCTATGCCTTGGCCTCGCGCGGCTACAAGGGCGGGGGGACCAATCCGCCGCGGGTCGATTTCAACCCCGACGTGGTGCAGTATCAGCCACTGCCGCAAACGTTCGAACCCGAATATCTGAACGCCTTCGAAATCGGGATGAAGAACAGCTTCGCAAATGGGCGCTTCACTCTCAACGCGGCGGCGTTTTACTACGATTATACCGACTATCAGGTCTCGCAGATCGTCGATCGTATCGCCTATAACGAGAACTTCGATGCATCCAGCATGGGCCTCGAATTCGAAGCCGCGTGGAGCCCATCGCGGGCGTTCCGTCTGAATGCGACGCTGGGTTATCTGAAGACGCGTATCGCCGACGGTGAGCGGTCGATCGACGTGACCAATCGCACCCAGGGGAATGAGGACTGGGTCGTGCTGCGCCCCTGGTTGCAGGTGCCATCGAACTGCATAGCTCCCCGGGAATTTGTCGAGAAGATCTATCAGAATCCGTTCCATCAGTTCGGCATTACACCGCAGGCTTTGATGGTGCTGTGCCCGGGGTCGAACCGCGTCGGCTCTTTCAATCCCGATGCGCCGCAAAAGGGCTTCAATTATCCGGCCGTCTATGGTTTCACTTACGACCCGTTCGCACCTTACAATCCGGACACGGTCGGTCTGAATATCGCTGACGGCGGCAGCGGTGCGCCTAACGCCGGTCGAGGTTTCTATGCCGACCTCTCGGGCAACGAACTGCCCAATGCGCCGAACATGACCTTCAATATCGGTGCGCAATATACCTTCTTCATCGACGATGGGGATTGGGAACTGACGTTCCGTGGCGACTACTACCGCCAGTCGGAAAGCTTCGCTCGTATCTACAACACCGAGTACGACCGGCTGAAGGGGTGGGACAATGTGAACGCCGCGGTCACCCTGTCCCGTCCGGATGATCACTTCACGATGCAGCTTTACGTCAAGAACCTGTTCGACAACGCGCCGATCACGGACTTCTTCACCAACAGCGATGATCTGGGCCTGACCACGAATGTCTTCACGCTCGATCCGCGCATCATCGGATTTAGCGCGACGGTGGGATTCTGATCAGTCTTGGTAAGAGGATCAACGTAAAACATACTCAGAAGGAGAGATAAAAGTGATGAGGATTCCGTTCTTTCTTGTTGCTTTCGCAAGCGCCTGCGCGAGCTCTACAGTACAGGCAGATATGTGGTCGCCGTCAGGTAATTGGCAGATGTCCGGCTGGGCAATGGTTTCCAAAGGACTTACTGCGCAGTGCCCAATGACAATCGATTTCGCTGTACCATCTCCAGGTTCAACAGCGTCTGCGACACCTAGCTTCTTTGGGCCTCATTGCTTCTTTTTCATGGAGAGGCCCTATCTCGCGGAATTGCAGCCTGATGGAACGACGCTGACACTGCATGATGTCGTGATGGTCGGGATCAGTTCGGGTGGTTGTTCTGGCGACCTGAGCGGGCAATGGGATAACGTTGCCAAAACACTGACGATTGATACCATCGTTCCGACAGACACACCTGGCACAGATGACTGTTTTATTCAGGCAGTGTTGACGCTGAATAGTCCTTCCGCCGGCTCCATCGTACCCTAACTACGTCGCCTGGCACGCCTGTATTCGAGGCTGCGATCGTTACGAAACAGGGGATCATTCCGAAAGCGGACCAGAACATATGGCTGGAAGCTAAATGACTGCGGGCTCATGGGCAGCATCTATTGCAATTACTAACATTGATGTTAACGTAAATGTGCTTGGCCCGAATCGGTCGAGTCGCCGGAAACGGTGTTCAACGAGAACTGAAATCTGAGGAGAGGAACTATGAAAAAGACATTGGTTGCACTCGCCGCCACAGCCGCGCTCTGCACAGCGACTTCGGCCAGCGCAGACACCTGGTCGCCTTCCGGAAGCTGGCAGATGTCGGGAACGGTCGCCGTGCAGAAGGGCATAAGCCTCAACTGCCCGCTGACGATCAACGCAACGGTGCCTTCGGGCGGCGCGACTGCTTCAGCCACTCCGTCGTTCAGCGGCTTTCCCTGCGGAACGATCACCTTCAACGGCACACCCTACCTCGCGGAACTGCAGCCGGACGGCACAACGCTCACTCTGTTCAACGTTTCGGTGAACACCATTACGTCGGGCGGGTGCTCGGGCGATATCAGCGGGCAGTGGGACAACAGCGCCAAGACGCTGACCGTCAACACCACGCTGCCGGAAACCGCGCCGGGCACCGGCGACTGCACCATTGCCGGTACACTGACGCTCAATTCGCCGTCGGGCGGTTCGATCACTCCTTGATCGTTCGACGGGAAGGTCGCGACCCTGGCCTGGGCCGCGGCATTGGTGGCGGCGTAGTAGACCGCCACTCTCCTGAACTCATGCGCCTGTCCAGCGCGTGAGGCCTTCACCAGGCCCAGACTCGTGCCGCGGCCCTCAACCGGGCTGCGGCACCACTTTTTTGTTGCGGCGCCCTTACCGGCGTCGCCCTTCGGGTCTCAGTGTATCGGTGGCCGACCGTGGCGATTAAAACTGCAATAGGGCATGACTGGCCCGTATGAAGCGACCGGCAGCGCCCCCCAACCCAGGCGGCACCACTGGTGCTGGCGTACGCGGCGCGGGGGCCGTGGTGCGGTATGGGGGCGGCCTGGCCGTCGCGCTCGCCATCATCCTCCCCCTCCATCCGGCTTCGGCAACCGCCACTGCCAGGGATCGGGATAGCGCCAGCAGCGCCTCGGCTGCGCCAGACGAAACGGGCGACAGGGCCGGCAGGGATGCGGACATCGTCGTCACCGCGCCGCGCTATGGCGAAG
The nucleotide sequence above comes from Pelagerythrobacter marensis. Encoded proteins:
- a CDS encoding TonB-dependent receptor domain-containing protein, with translation MRIARSCYCACSFLALIAGGGSAALAQEGEAQASPSAEAQTPADAVSGPVIIVTAQKRVERLIDVPIAITALSNEALDDYKIEGGSELLRAVPNVNFSKSNFSMYNFSIRGIGTKAISASTDPAVAVSFNNTALIRNRLFESEFFDMERIEVLRGPQGTLYGRNATAGVVNMIPALPEFSEFSGRLRGEAGSYDTRRLSGHVNVPLGDSLAVRGAAMMTKRDGYDFNTFTGKRVNGRDLWSTRLSIGFEPSDNFRLNAIWQHFEEDDDRSRTGKQLCAPDPGPAEIGGVPTDSGMQGNVSRGRLSQGCLPVSLYDDRSYGAPNGNSFVFITVPQEVMAQGIDGRVFPLVQSVPFLLPGDPYAGITQSRDLREISAAIDPIFRANNDIFQLNMELDLTEGLTFYSQTTYAEDSYYSSQDYSRYVSAPVFNDIGDNLTDIFGNPVPDGWDPYQDGQFCDPQLGCSDRILSRDLSHSENKQWSQEFRLQSDFSGPVNFSLGANYLNFESKDNYYVFNNLFTLIAQYHYNRGNGYTLDPCELGFEGYECVYIDPNPLENVNNQGHNYFLSQNGVEIESWAAFGELYWDINDRLKLTAGLRYTRDEKLSDQIPSQTLLGGGQEGPLPGDSSGGRVNSGYPALPDIEQRWSEFTGRLALDWKPDLSFTDDTLVYALASRGYKGGGTNPPRVDFNPDVVQYQPLPQTFEPEYLNAFEIGMKNSFANGRFTLNAAAFYYDYTDYQVSQIVDRIAYNENFDASSMGLEFEAAWSPSRAFRLNATLGYLKTRIADGERSIDVTNRTQGNEDWVVLRPWLQVPSNCIAPREFVEKIYQNPFHQFGITPQALMVLCPGSNRVGSFNPDAPQKGFNYPAVYGFTYDPFAPYNPDTVGLNIADGGSGAPNAGRGFYADLSGNELPNAPNMTFNIGAQYTFFIDDGDWELTFRGDYYRQSESFARIYNTEYDRLKGWDNVNAAVTLSRPDDHFTMQLYVKNLFDNAPITDFFTNSDDLGLTTNVFTLDPRIIGFSATVGF